A window from Mus caroli chromosome 2, CAROLI_EIJ_v1.1, whole genome shotgun sequence encodes these proteins:
- the Lpcat4 gene encoding lysophospholipid acyltransferase LPCAT4, with protein MSQGSPGAWAPLDPTSGSSASPNPFVHELHLSGLQRVKFCLLGVLLAPIRVLLAFIVLFLLWPFAWLQVAGLTEEQLQEPITGWRKTVCHNGVLGLSRLLFFLLGFLRIRVRGQRASRLEAPVLVAAPHSTFFDPIVLLPCDLPKVVSRAENLSVPVIGALLRFNQAILVSRHDPASRRRVVEEVRRRATSGGKWPQVLFFPEGTCSNKKALLKFKPGAFIAGVPVQPVLIRYPNSLDTTSWAWRGPGVLKVLWLTASQPCSIVDVEFLPVYQPSPEESKDPTLYANNVQRVMAQALGIPATECEFVGSLPVIVVGQLKVALEPQLWELGKVLQKAGLSPGFVDMGAEPGRSRMISQEAFAQQLQLSDPQTVAGAFSYFQQDAKGLVDFRNVALALAALDGGRSLEELTRLAFELFAEEQAEGSDRLLYKDGFSTILHLLLGSPRPAATTLHAELCQPGCSQGLSLCQFQNFSLHDPLYGKLFSAYLRPPHKPRSTSQIPNASSPSSPTALANGTVQAPKQKGD; from the exons ATGAGCCAGGGAAGTCCTGGGGCCTGGGCCCCCCTCGATCCCACCTCTGGGTCCTCTGCGTCCCCAAATCCGTTCGTGCATGAGTTACACCTCTCCGGCCTCCAGAGGGTTAAG TTCTGCCTCCTGGGGGTACTGCTGGCCCCAATCCGAGTACTTCTAGCTTTTAttgtcctctttctcctctggcCCTTCGCGTGGCTCCAAGTAGCAGGTCTCACTGAAGAGCAGCTTCAGGAACCAATTACAGGATGGAGGAA GACTGTATGCCACAACGGGGTTCTTGGTCTGAGCCGCCTGCTATTTTTCCTGCTTGGCTTCCTTCGGATCCGTGTTCGGGGTCAAAGGGCCTCTCGCCTCGAAGCCCCTGTCCTGGTTGCTGCCCCCCACTCAACTTTCTTTGACCCAATTGTCCTGCTACCCTGTGACCTGCCCAAGGTTGTGTCTCGAGCTGAGAATCTTTCTGTGCCTGTCATTGGAG CACTCCTTCGATTTAATCAAGCCATCCTAGTCTCCCGGCATGACCCCGCCTCTCGGCGCAGAGTGGTTGAGGAGGTCAGAAGGCGGGCTACCTCAGGAGGCAAGTGGCCTCAG GTACTATTTTTTCCTGAAGGCACCTGTTCCAACAAGAAGGCTCTGCTGAAGTTCAAACCAG GAGCCTTCATCGCAGGGGTGCCCGTGCAGCCCGTCCTCATCCGATACCCCAACAGTCTG GACACCACCAGCTGGGCATGGAGGGGCCCCGGCGt ACTCAAAGTTCTCTGGCTCACCGCCTCTCAGCCCTGCAGCATCGTGGATGTAGAG TTCCTCCCTGTCTATCAGCCCAGCCCGGAGGAGAGTAAGGACCCCACCCTTTATGCCAACAACGTCCAGAGAGTCATGGCACA GGCCCTGGGCATTCCAGCCACTGAATGTGAGTTTGTAGGGAGCTTGCCTGTGATTGTGGTGGGCCAGCTGAAGGTAGCGTTGGAACCACAGCTCTGGGAGCTGGGAAAGGTGCTACAGAAGGCTGG GCTGTCCCCTGGCTTTGTGGACATGGGGGCAGAGCCAGGCCGGAGTCGAATGATCAGCCAAGAGGCCTTTGCCCAACAGTTACAGCTCTCGGATCCTCAGACAGTGGCTGGTGCCTTCAGCTACTTCCAGCAG GATGCCAAGGGTTTGGTTGACTTCCGAAACGTGGCCCTAGCGCTAGCGGCCCTGGACgggggcaggagcctggaggagcTGACTCGCCTGGCCTTTGAG cTCTTTGCTGAAGAGCAGGCAGAAGGATCTGACCGTCTGCTGTACAAAGACGGCTTCAGCACCATCCTGCACCTGTTGCTGGGTTCACCCCGCCCCGCTGCCACGACTTTGCATGCCGAGCTGTGCCAGCCTGGATGCAGCCAGGGCCTCTCCCTCT GTCAGTTCCAGAACTTCTCCCTCCATGACCCTCTGTACGGCAAGCTTTTCAGCGCCTACCTACGCCCCCCACACAAGCCTCGAAGCACCTCCCAGATACCAAATGCCTCATCCCCCAGCAGCCCCACTGCCCTGGCCAACGGGACTGTGCAGGCCCCCAAGCAGAAGGGTGACTGA
- the Nutm1 gene encoding NUT family member 1, with the protein MASDGTSPLPGPDMSMKPGAGLSPFSALPFAPPPPVPPDQPLWEPSPQPPIPPVFSPSNPLLLSAFPSPLLVTGEGGPGPSVAGTGQVIVKVKTDVGPAESSQTQNLIVTQTALNWIPSGAPCGSQEGPPPPRYVTSSNVKTILPAVAVGVSQEGLAGLPLQVLPPAAQLAPIVPLEKPWPGTQATTMEGGPVAARKPSQGDLAYASKGVYENYRRWQRYKVLARTHLSQSPDVEALSCFLIPVLRSLARLKPTMTLEEGLPRALQEWERTSNFDRMIFYEMAEKFMEFEAEEETQIQTAQLMNGSPGLSPIAPLKLDPPGSMVPEACQQPVYIPKKAASKTRAPRRRQRKPQRPPVPEAPKEIPPEAVQEYFDIMEGLMGSYVDTGKTEEEEEGQQEGAEMYPDPSLLSYIDELCSQEVFVSKVEAVIHPQFLADLLSPEEQRDPLSLLEELEQEEGLTLAQLVQKRLLALEEEDAQTPPSCSGAQSDSSPSVSDEDEDGGQRRRPSPGLQGAAGIVRIGKSASPGKQAREIHGGQEQTLGGPRGIHKDGNSLPSPSSWDLQLELTASQGMPVPLGMERKVSGKAIKQLSATQDGRLGSTGSSGYYPVADRNPEILSSCWQEDPQHMRAPNFDVGLTEPVPLQGLGLEKQALTLQIGKQIGGAGILTQGREQPSVVSQKGSSRAVWGENRGPDMLQSYSQNHSPGAAGNLDRVSLSPELWLSSDMSAVGLEVPLQIETVIDSIQDEACRREEQALSSRNSASPGPRKNTVPKDMGNSVIPSGGPDTTAVPEKRSPCSLPGSLMASGPGLRSKEKISKENQALSPKTIQNPSDLWAEACSPLLPTLVSSTLGSSKDTLIPICQGNLLIIRTQDASSLAQTSQKAESRGNLLFPRLENIDQVTILDVKDDSGPQTGVSKDSCSSNFNSYNLQGEGREDTVSSKPTDLVPLQDNQESYTHETTKLTNGQGRGSTSPRWAARDAYILRETPIKEKCTSADRAKRRETEKEEEDEELSNFSYLLASKLSLSSGGFPLSTRQASGGQGIVKTSRHSTEVDDLGQPSPPPKSGKQALVGSPATVVERDQQGAQFNGSGQNPLALGMAQLPQPRKRRRDGLVTSKRKKRRRSQ; encoded by the exons ATGGCATCAGATGGAA CCTCTCCATTACCAGGACCAGATATGTCCATGAAACCTGGCGCTGGCCTGTCCCCTTTCAGTGCCCTTCCCTTTGCCCCACCTCCTCCTGTTCCACCAGATCAACCCCTCTGGGAGCCATCACCACAGCCCCCTAtacctcctgtcttctctccaaGCAATCCTCTGCTCCTTTCTGCTTTCCCCAGCCCATTGTTGGTGACAGGAGAAGGAGGCCCTGGCCCCAGTGTGGCTGGAACTGGCCAGGTCATTGTCAAAGTCAAGACTGATGTGGGGCCAGCTGAGTCCTCTCAAACTCAGAACCTTATAGTTACTCAGACTGCCCTAAACTGGATTCCCTCAGGGGCTCCCTGTGGGAGCCAGGAggggcctcctcctcctcggtATGTGACCTCCTCTAATGTGAAGACCATCCTGCCTGCTGTAGCTGTTGGAGTGAGCCAGGAGGGCCTTGCAGGACTTCCTCTGCAGGTCCTACCACCAGCTGCCCAACTGGCTCCCATTGTGCCCCTGGAAAAGCCCTGGCCAGGAACACAAgcaacaaccatggaaggaggcCCCGTGGCTGCTCGGAAGCCCTCTCAAGGTGACCTTGCCTATGCTTCCAAGGGTGTTTATGAGAACTATCGTCGCTGGCAGCGCTACAAAGTCTTGGCCCGGACTCACCTATCCCAGAGTCCTGATGTAGAAGCTCTTTCATGCTTCCTTAT CCCAGTGCTTCGTTCCCTGGCCCGACTGAAACCTACTATGACCTTGGAGGAGGGACTGCCGAGGGCTCTGCAGGAATGGGAGCGGACCAGCAACTTTGACCGGATGATCTTTTATGAGATGGCAGAGAA GTTCATGGAGtttgaggctgaggaagaaacGCAGATACAGACTGCACAGTTGATGAATGGCTCCCCGGGTCTGTCCCCTATAGCCCCTTTGAAACTTGATCCTCCAGGGTCCATGGTCCCTGAGGCTTGCCAGCAGCCAG TGTACATCCCTAAGAAGGCAGCCTCTAAGACTCGGGCTCCTCGGCGGCGGCAACGCAAACCTCAAAGGCCTCCCGTTCCCGAGGCACCCAAAGAGATCCCACCTGAAGCTGTGCAAGAATATTTTGACATCATGGAAGGGCTGATGGGAAGCTACGTGgacactgggaagacagaagaggaggaagaggggcaaCAGGAAGGTGCAGAGATGTATCCCGATCCAAGTCTTCTGAGCTACATTGATGAACTCTGTTCTCAGGAAGTCTTTGTCTCCAAG GTCGAGGCGGTCATTCACCCTCAGTTTCTGGCAGATCTGCTGTCTCCAGAAGAGCAGAGAGATCCTTTGTCTTTACTTGAGGAACTAGAGCAAGAAGAAGGACTGACTCTTGCCCAG CTGGTCCAGAAACGACTCTTGGCCTTGGAGGAGGAAGATGCACAGACACCTCCAAGTTGCAGCGGAGCTCAGTCAGACTCAAGTCCTTCTGTTTCTGATGAAGATGAAGACGGGGGTCAAAGGCGTCGGCCCTCACCTGGGCTTCAGGGGGCTGCGGGCATTGTTCGCATTGGAAAATCTGCTTCTCcaggcaagcaggcaagagaAATACATGGTGGGCAGGAACAAACACTGGGTGGTCCAAGGGGGATTCACAAGGATGGAAATAGTCTGCCATCCCCTAGCAGCTGGGACTTACAGCTAGAGCTCACAGCTTCACAGGGAATGCCAGTACCCTTGGGTATGGAGAGAAAAGTGTCTGGGAAGGCTATAAAACAGCTATCTGCAACTCAGGATGGCCGCCTGGGAAGTACTGGGTCCTCTGGGTACTACCCAGTAGCAGATAGGAATCCAGAGATTTTATCTTCTTGTTGGCAAGAAGATCCCCAGCACATGAGAGCCCCCAATTTTGATGTTGGACTTACAGAGCCAGTTCCTCTGCAAGGACTTGGGTTAGAAAAACAGGCTTTGACATTGCAGATAGGAAAGCAGATCGGGGGAGCTGGGATACTTACTCAAGGAAGAGAACAACCTTCAGTGGTTTCCCAGAAGGGCTCTTCAAGGGCCGTGTGGGGAGAAAACAGAGGTCCTGACATGCTTCAGAGTTACAGTCAAAACCATTCCCCTGGAGCAGCTGGCaacctagacagggtttctctcagcCCAGAACTGTGGCTAAGCAGTGACATGAGTGCTGTAGGTTTAGAGGTTCCCTTACAAATTGAGACTGTCATAGACAGCATCCAAGATGAGGCATGCAGAAGAGAGGAGCAGGCACTGAGTTCTAGAAACAGTGCTTCTCCAGGTCCTAGAAAAAACACAGTGCCCAAGGATATGGGGAACAGTGTGATTCCCTCTGGAGGCCCAGATACAACAGCTGTCCCAGAAAAGAGAAGCCCCTGCAGCTTGCCAGGATCTTTGATGGCCAGTGGTCCAGGTTTGAGGTCCAAAgaaaaaatttccaaagaaaatcAAGCTCTGAGCCCTAAAACCATACAGAATCCTAGTGATCTGTGGGCTGAAGCTTGCTCCCCACTGCTGCCAACACttgtctcttccacactggggtCTTCCAAAGACACCCTGATACCCATATGCCAAGGCAATCTTCTTATCATTAGGACCCAGGATGCCTCCTCTCTTGCCCAGACTAGCcaaaaggcagagagcagaggtaaTCTACTTTTTCCTCGGTTGGAAAACATAGATCAGGTCACCATACTAGATGTTAAAGATGACAGTGGCCCCCAAACAGGGGTCAGCAAGGATTCCTGCTCATCAAATTTTAATTCTTATAACCTCcaaggagagggcagggaagatACTGTTTCCTCCAAACCCACCGACCTTGTTCCTTTACAAGACAATCAAGAATCCTATACACATGAGACAACCAAATTGACAAATGGCCAGGGCCGGGGAAGTACTTCCCCAAGGTGGGCAGCCAGGGATGCTTATATTTTGAGAGAAACCCCTATTAAAGAAAAATGCACCTCAGCAGATAGAGccaaaagaagagagacagagaaggaggaagaagacgaAGAGCTCTCCAACTTCTCCTACCTTTTGGCTTCAAAACTCAGCCTCTCTTCAGGAGGGTTTCCCCTTAGTACTCGTCAGGCCTCTGGAGGTCAGGGAATTGTGAAAACATCCCGACACTCTACTGAGGTAGATGACCTTGGCCAGCCTTCACCCCCTCCCAAGTCTGGGAAGCAAGCCCTAGTTGGGAGTCCAGCTACTGTTGTAGAGAGAGACCAGCAAGGAGCTCAGTTTAATGGTTCTGGGCAGAATCCCCTTGCTCTGGGAATGGCCCAGCTCCCACAGCCTCGGAAAAGGCGGCGTGACGGTCTTGTCACCAGCAAAAGGAAGAAACGTCGTCGTAGCCAGTAG
- the Nop10 gene encoding H/ACA ribonucleoprotein complex subunit 3, with the protein MFLQYYLNEQGDRVYTLKKFDPMGQQTCSAHPARFSPDDKYSRHRITIKKRFKVLMTQQPRPVL; encoded by the exons ATGTTTCTCCAGTATTACCTCAACGAGCAGGGCGATCGCGTTTATACACTGAAG AAATTTGACCCTATGGGACAACAGACTTGCTCGGCCCATCCTGCTCGGTTCTCTCCAGATGACAAATATTCAAGACACCGAATCACCATCAAGAAACGCTTCAAGGTGCTCATGACCCAGCAACCGCGTCCTGTCCTCTGA